The sequence below is a genomic window from Melospiza georgiana isolate bMelGeo1 chromosome 6, bMelGeo1.pri, whole genome shotgun sequence.
GCCAGTAGTGATATTGTATGTGCTTCTCTCTGAAGTCAAGAAtctaatataataaaatatcttGCTGAAACATAATACAATTTTTCTCTCTACTTAAGACCAAAATCTTAAGTTGAAGCACTGTAACACAATCTGTGCAGTGTACCAGCTTGGAGCactactgattttttttgtttctcatttctttCCCTAAACAATGAGTCTCcacttggaaaaaataaatcctttatagaatcaaaaatataatttgataGCTAGGAGACAGATATAAGTACTTAAGGTTACACTTTAATGGGAATCATCTGCTTAAGGTCTGAGGAATGATctccatgtgctgctgcctccagatGTGGcgtggcagcagggctgggctgcctcagctgcttGCTGACAACTCAAAGAAGAAAGCCTGACTGTCCCTGCTTCCCTTCTTCACCCTCTCACTTCTAGTGATGGGCTCTGGCCACAGGGTGAGTAATGAATTCACTCCACTGGCTTCCCTTTTTCACCTTTACCTTTTTCTGCCAGAGGTGATTTTTCTGTAATGTTGCTGAGCTGagtcagctggctcagctgTAGTGAGCAGCCAGGAGGAGATGACAGGGGAGTTTTACATCTCGTGGTGAGATGTTGTCTTGGCTGGTGGTGTATTCCACATGGGAATCTCTGGAGTCCAGGAGTGCACTCTGCAGACAGTGCTGGGCTCCTCTGCCTGTGTGACACTTCAGCCAGAATCAAGCCAGCTCTGTTGGAGAACTCTGTGAGCTCACACACACTGCCCCTTAAGGAAAATTTCCTGCTTCTCTTTAAATCATTCACTGTTGCACAAGGCTGAATGGCAATATTGCTTTTTGAGGTCTGGTTACATGTTTAGAGTGAACATATACCAAATGAAATGCAGGATCAGGCTAAGGAATAGTTGGCacttttctgtgattttatcaTAATTAAAGCAATATAGCAATCACAGATCCAGGGCCAAAAATCATGCTCCAGTTCATGATTGGCATCAATGTATTTATTTGTAActgttatatttatttattagctTCTTTGTTGCACAGTGTGCTAGAATTATTACATATGTTACCAGAAGAAATGTAAGCCAGTGTTTGAGTGTGATTGTTTTTTATATTGTATggcatagaatcatggaatggcctgggttggaagggaccttgaagatcatccagttccaactcctttgccatgggcaggggctcaTTCtgctatcccaggctgctcagagctccatccaacctggctttagacacttccagggatggggcagccacagcttctctgggcagcctgtgccagggcctccccactcACACAGCAAGGAATCTACCCCTTAAATCTGATTTAAAGCTGCTCTTTTTCATTGTAAAGCtcccccttgttctgtcactgcaTGCCCTTGTGAAGTCCCTCTCCACTGCTCTGGCAGGCTCCTTGCAGGCACTGGAGGGCCACAGCTGGGtgaccccaaagccttctcctctccaggctgagcaaccccaattccctcagcctgtcctgctgtgagaggtgctccatccctgtaatcctggtgctgtgctctgggctccctgcagcagctccctgtccttgctgtgctgcatgcagagctccaggtgggataccctgagcagagcagaggggcaggatcccctccccagctgctctcaggctgctctgggtgcagcccaggctggcattggctttctgggctccagctgcacaCTGCTGGAccctgtccagcctctcacccacctgcaccccaagtccttctccccagggctgctctggatctgctcatccccagcctggacTGGTaccaggggctgccctggcccaggtTCAGCACCAGCCCTGGCCTTGTTAAACCACAGGAGATTTCCATGGGCCACCTCTTGAGCttgcccaggtccctctggatggcagccTGTCCTTGAGGAGTGTCACCTGAACCACTGAAGGATGGGATGTACAAGACTGGCTGTCACCATTAGGTCAGATGTGACACACACAtgtgatcagggtccaagatAGAAAGTTTATATTtgtgttctccagcttatataCTCTTAACAAAACATGATCTTAAGTTGTTAACTATATCTCAATAACTTATTCTAttcattggtgcaaagcaattaatgTCAATATAATTGGCAAAAGTTCTAGAGAAATTTAATAAGACATGTATAAACATCTACTTATGCATTTAGTCTAGCTTACAaaaatttccatgttttttttctaatctgtttccatgctgacagccttgtcttcttccttgcgGTGGATACACTGGAAAATCATCAATTGTTATTTCTTCCATTAActcagctttgcttgcaggccagctgtcaagcccctccatacCTGGCTCTGCAGAAGAACATCGTGGTATGGTACAGCTTTAATGGTGTCATGAGTGTCAGAgcaccaggctggcagcacaaGGTGCCTGTGCTTTTGACTTCCTTTTCACTGCAGGTACAACAAACCTGACTCTATGCTGTTTTTCCAATGTCTCTCTATCCCCAGTGCCTCCTTTCACAGACAGCATTGCTCCTGTACTTTGCTTTTCCATAACAGATGATGCCTGCTTTTGGTCTTGTTCTGGCTCTTCCGTTGCGTTTCtgtgccaaaatattttttctcttcctttaagAGGCTTTCAGCTAAACCTGTAAACTGGGCTTTGCAGCAAAATTCTTATTGTGCTTTAGGGCAATTTTTGGTGGACTGAAGAGAATCATGGAAGAATAGTCAGATGCACATGCTGGATCAGCAGCTTCACCTGTTGTTGATGGAAGAAATTAGTTAAGGGCAGAACGTGCAATTAATGGTGCAAGTCTGAGATTACAGCTTGGTTGTTGCAAGTGGACAAAAAGGATTGTATTTCAGCACAtaatagtattttattttagaacTATCACAGTATCATAAATAGTTTGCTAACATACACAAACACCTTGGTGCTTAGCTTTCAGTGGCTAACGATGTGTCAACAAAagatttagaaataaatgtaaTGAATAGCCTTGTGCTGAGAGAATGAATCTTCACAATTGTTTGGAAACAGTGTTTTGGAGACTTGAGGACATTCTTTTTCAAAAACTAATGTTTCAAAGATAAAACAATCAAGCGACTTGAATGTATCTAATCAGATGAAGTTTGAAGAAGTTCAGGCCAAAGCTGAATTGGGTCTGATGTATCAACACATTGTGAAAAGTGCCCAAAATGAGATTTCTGCAGCACATGTTTCTGTTGAGCACTGTTGGACAGCTACACATGCTGGATGCAGCACCTTtgtgcaggctgtggctgctgccagcctgtggtatcctgcaggagcaggaatgagTGAGTAGATCAGATAGGCAGTAATAACATGAGTTTTGGTTAGGCTTGTTATTAATCACTGGCTGCGTTGTTTGTTGTTGTAATTGGGTTTCTGACCAAAGCAGAAAATTGCAGTTGCTTTAACAGATTagattttgcatttaatttggCATGTGGTCTCTTTAAATATGAAGCTAGGCATTAAGATATGTGTGAATAGGGAAGAGAGTGCTGCCTTTCAAAGAGCACACTCTGTCTTGGAACCTCACAGCAAATGCCCCCCTTTGAATTTCTTCACTTACATTGCTCTGTGCATTTATTTGAAAACTTGAGTATGTGTACAAACAAATTAAGCAAAATCTTCAGAATTCATTTTATTGAGCTAAAGTTGCTCTATGAAAGCTTGACTTCTAACATGACAAAAGATGATGGAGAGCTGGTGCAAAGCTCATTGCAGCAATGAGGAGAAGATCTTATTTCCTTCTTTATCCCAATCCTCCTCCTGGTCATGTGCTTCCACTCCTTCCAAGGTGCCACCACTGCACTTGTGTTGCCTCAAATCACCCAGTCCTGAGAAAGTTGTCTATGTTTTCACTGGATGATTTATGAAAGGATCCAGTAAGGACCAGAACAAGTATAAGGTAAGTGGGAGAAATGTGCAATGACATTGCAcataggaaaaacaaaaaaacctaaataaaaCCTTTGATCTTGAACAAACTCATATTTTTAATAGAGAGTGTTTTGTTTTAACTCTTACTAGAagacattttcctttcctttcctttcctccattTCCCTATCAATAGTGGGTGTTTAATGTGAAATGTTGGATGTTTATATATTCAATACTTGCTGATCTTCAGAGAAATTAAACTGAAGCTTGAGCCCTACTGAGCAATCAGAGGTGTTTCTTGTTTCTTAAATGAAGTAGGCACTgcttcagaaattaaaatttcaaaacttatgTTTAACTGCACCACTTTCTAGATTGAAATATCTTTTCAGGTGCTTTGAAGTCTGTCTGCTCCCTTTAGAGTGTGGGGCTCCCAGAATGGGATGCTTGCCTGCATCTGATGGCCTTTAATGCTTCAGTGCTTCAGTAGTCTGGGTTCCATGGAAAAGCACCTAGTGTTACCAACTATAGCATGCAAGAAAGTGTTACCTACTccatttaaaagaaatcaaaagggttgtcagaggtttttttttattttttaatcataggctaaattagtattttctcttttgccATGATTAATTTATATAAATGGAGTGAAAGATGGAATTGTTGTCCCAAGACACTTCATGAGAATGAAGCATCTATCCCATCAGCCGTATTTCAAATATCAGTTCAGTTATCTGGTTAAAAAGCTTCATTGGATGTTCAAATATAGGAGATTTGGGTAGTCGGTGGGGAGTTCAGCTCCTCTTGTATGGTTGGAAGAAAAAGCACAGctctgaattattttccagagGGTAAATCAAAAGTGGCTTAATTTAATGAAATTCACTGTGCTCCATATTTGCTCTGTCTAgctgccctcctgcctctcTGAGGAATTCCACACACACTGCATCATGTGTGCCTCCACTTCAGATTGAAATTGCCATTGCCACATGAGGAACTCCTGCTTCCAGCCTTGCTTTTGTTCTGCTCCTCACTGGGGGGATCTCACTTACTTCACTACCCCTAGGAAAGGGGTATTTTTTGGTGATACCATCGTGTTAAATCTGCTCACCCAAGGCCTGACAAAAGTCATGGAAGATGGAAGGGTTAACACCTGGTTAAGTCTTGAAGAGTTCATCTTCAGTGCCTGCAGTTCATGAACCTCAGATGCTCAGCTAAACTAGAGCAGTGGAGCAGGAAGATTTTGTCCAGAGCAGAAACTGCCAGTgtttaagaaaacaaaccatAGCCCTTTTTCTCTAGCAATAAGTTCTCTATGGCATGAGAAATCATCTAAGAACCAtctaaaatggtttgggttggaaggtaACTTCAAAGGTAATCtaattccaaccccctgccatgggcaggagaATCTTCATGGATGGAGCCCCATATAAACTGGGATGGATCCtaaacttctctgggcaacctgtgccaatgtttcaccatcctcatggTAAAAACCCCTTCCTTATATGTAGTCTAAAtccctttcagtttaaaaccattaccaCTTAGCCTGTCACAACAGGCCCTGCTAATAAGTTTGTCTCCATTTTCCTCTAAGCCCCCTTTAGGTGCTTTCAGAAGAGTTGTTACCAACtcaatttaaaagaaatcaaaaggGTTGTCTgagttttttttcattttttaatcatAGGCTAAATTagcattttctcttttgctgtgcTTAGTTTATATAAACATTTATCTGGAAATTGTTTTACAAAATAATATAGAGACTAGCAGAGTTTAAAATATTGCTACCCATCACCCAAAATATGACAGCACTTGAAATCAAAGTTAGAATTAAATATAGCCAGTGACAAGTGCATTCAAAATGTTCTGACAGACAAGTAGAAGGAAACATGTTCATAAGATTAAGTAATTGTTTATACAGTTCAGAAATTACTGGAAATAGTCAAAAATAGCTAAATAAAGAGCAGGTTATTTGAGAAGACCTGCTTAAGATTTTTGAGAGGAAAACACGTACAAGTTCTTTGTTGTGGAAATGATAGTGATAAATTTGTAGTGACAGGAATTAATTGAAAGGTGTTTACAGTATGGAAAGGCCGTGCTTGAAGTGTTTGAAAATGGCTTCTAAACCCAGAATTTCCTTCCTGTTCTCTATACCACATGGAACAAGCAAGGATAGCAGCAGTAAAAGTTCTGTTGGCAGGAGAGACTGTGGATAGAAAAGTTTGGTTTGTTgcttgtttttggttttttttattactttgatGGTTTATTTAAAGCTAGAAATAGTGTTGCTAAGCTGCAGGTAATAAATTAATCTTATTCACAGCTGATAATCTGAGGAATGATAAGGAATTTTGCTACGCTTTTCAGATTTCAAATATAACTTTCAAGGGCAGATCAGACTGAAACATTCCAGTTAATAGAAGTGGGCATCACTATAACAATAGAATACTCTGAACTGGGTTTGGCAACAGCATTGTGGTAAAGAATTTGGCAGAGCATTATACTTTTTATTACCTGAAGTGATCAGTTATCTCATTTTCTTGCTCTAATCCCACTTCAGCTGCAGCCAATAAAAACCTTGAGAGGACCAGAATCAAATGTTTCAGAGCTCACATTTTCATCAGCTGTGGTGAGGAAATGCACTTCCACGTTGTACTTTGGTTCTGCTGTTCCAATGAATTCACAAAAACTCCAACAACCCCCTGGCCTATAAATGCATAATTGATAGAACATAGAGCAGGCTTTATTATTGCAGCAGTAAACAGGTtcaatgatttatttttcaactGACACAGCCAGAGATCACTTTCCTGACCCTTATAATTTGCCCTAATTAATGAACTGTCTTGTTTTCTAAAATGTTGCATGCTGTAATCTTCTGTGATGCTGAAAAGGTTGTTCTGGAAAATTGTTCAAGGCAATGGCTAACAGCACTTATAGTGACACGTTTAAAACAGAATATTTGTGTTTACCAGTGTTTTGTTTAGACAGTTCTGTTTCCAACAGTCATAGTAGATCTCTGTTAAATCACTTAAAATCCACTGTCTTTCCTAAAGGTCCTGGAAAGAAACACCAAAATCAAAACTCTGACAGTTTAAATCTCTATACAAGTTaacttgctgctgctttgctcctcaaaaatcttcctcctcctcttcctacTTAATCACAAAATGCTTTGGATTGGGAAAggccttaaagatcatcgaGTTCCAGACagcctgccatgggcagggacaccttccacaggaccaggttgctccaagccccatccaacctggcctggaacttttccagggatccaggggcagcctgtgcagcaccaccctcacagtaaaggaatttttcccaatatccaatctaagcCTGGTCTCTGTCAGGGTCATTTGCTGCTTTATGTATTCTAATAGCAACTCCATTTTCAAAAGAAGCTACATGTAAAATTTGCAAGCGTggcaaaataaatgaatttgaattttaatCTAAATTCATAACTCCCTATAGTCTGTCTCTTGTTGATTTTGCCTCTGTTAACCCTGTTGAATTATGATTTCGAAAGAGAGACCAGATACAAGGTAAGAGGGGGCCACGAGTCAGTGcatgaaagaaggaaaacaaactcaACCCAGACAAGTGGCATTCAAAGGAATTCTGTCCCTCTGCAAGGAGAGGTAAGTTTACACTGTATTCAACtaaattttaaactttgttCCTTCTTTGCAAAAGGCAGGATGTGTCTCCCAAATTATCATGCTGTGTGCAACCAGTGTTTGAATGTCAGTCCTGCACATTCTCAGGGTCTAAGGTGCAGACTCCTTGAGTAAATTTGAGTGTTTTACTCTACTGAAAGGGCATTTTACTGCCCAGAGCACTACACCATTGATGTTTAACAGTTACACCCTCTTaagttttttttattaattatgaAGGATGAGATTTTTCTTGCATTTGATGGAATCAGCTGCAAATAATTTGTAGGAACAGTAGAAAAATCAAATGTCCAGTGATTGAATGGGATTCTGTACGATTTCTGTAGTGTGTTTAAAATTTGCCTTTGCCAGATGTCTGTAGCACCATTACAGAATCTCTGAATGGTCACAAGCCCCGTGAAATCCCTTTCCTTTGCAGTGCTCCTGTCAGTTCCGTAAGTTAGTAATTTTTGAGTCCCAGGAAAAATTTAGGCAAAAGTGTGCCCTAGAGCTCaaaatgcacattaaaaaaattgaaaaattgttAGGTAAATGAAAGGGAAATATGGGAGAGTGTTTTTGCAAGCTTATGATTGCATAGCTTGTCATCACCTTGTATTTTGATAATCAACAGTGACCTCACACAATTCATTTATTTCAGTCTTACAGAACTTCAAGAACTTCCAAATGCTTTCACAAGCAGGGCAAAAGTGAATTGAAACATCCCAACATGGGGACTCCCCCATCTCTCAACAAAAAAATGGAGGTGGAGAGAGATTTGTGACTCACCAAAAGCCAAATTGGATGGTGAAGCTTTGTGAACAGGAACACCAATGGCACTGCTACCAACTGCATTGTACTTGTTTTTCCAAGGGGAAGACTTCATTGTGCAGCACTGTCAGTGTGCCCCCTTTACATCCCAAGACTTGACGTGTTTCCATCATTACAAAGACATTTACAGATTGAAAATCTCAAATTTCTGCATCTCGCTCAACAACACAGTAGCTTCCagtatgttaaaaaaataaaattcagtgaaatatttcatattCATTTCAACCCTTAATCCTTTAACTTATAAAGTGGATTGTAGGCACCAAATTGAAATAGAATTTGCTGTTGTCAGCATTGACTcaatgaggggggaaaaaagaagatgTAAAATTCACGGTGGCTACAGCTGTAGATACAGAAAGTGTCTTGACACAGAGAACCAATAACTCCCTGGAGTTCTTGACTCTTGATTTTTGAGCTAATATGATGTTTCATTCTACTTAAAGGAATCATTTTGTCATCCCTTTAGTGGCAGACACATTTATTAAAGTGCTTCTGGGGGTAGGTTGGGCTTTGGTTTGAAAGTTAAGTGTTTCTCTTTACATTTCAGTCTTTAAACCATGAAAGAAACATTAGCTGTGAAACCTGAGtatctttttaaaaagggaCAAATCTCTGGCTTTTTGCTCAACATTCACTGGCCCACACTATTCTATTTCCTCTCTTTGACCTGTTCAACATCAAAACAATTTGATGCAAGTGTGCTTTGCCAGAATTGGCAGTGTGCTTCCTTTTGATGCAAAATTATCACACAAAAATACAACCAATTAAGTTGTGTGACCAGCAATGTCTAAACCAAACCAGTGTAATCCACTAGCAgtactataaatatatatatatgtatatttgaCAGATCAAgccatgaaataatttttgcacTCAAGTCCATTACAAGAATGAATAGAAAATTCACCCAGCAAAGAAGTGAATATGTCAAACAACAAAGTAGACTTCCTATGGTGGTTTAAAATATTAAGTCACAAAAAATAGCTAGTGTCAATATGAGCAATTAAAATACTgttctttctgaagaaaaagaagatgaaacTATTAATGAAGAATCAATAGTTTGATGAGATGGCTCATAAGGAAGAGGGCAGCACTGCAAGACTTGCTCTTTCTGCATTCTCTCCTCTTGGCACATTGCCTTTGTGCAAAGAACAGTCCTGCAGCCTTTGTGCCAGGTGCCCTCTTTTCCCAAACGGGAACTTCACTGCTCCCTCGTCGTCCAGAAGATCTTTCACATTTCTGTAAATCATCTTGCAATATGCAAGGAAAGCGCGCACTTTTCTCAAAAGCATGTTATGTTCCAGCAACCCGCCCCgagcccagcagcaggtgcGTGCCTAGGGGCCAGGGAGGGACATGGACTTTCTGAAGAGCCGGGGGTGCCTGGGGGGCCCTGGGTAAGGGGGTGGGGGCACGGCGTGCTGGCCATCAGAGGCCACTGCCTGCTCGTAGGTGGGCAGCTCCGGGTCCTCGGGAAGGGGGCTCAAGGAGAACTCCTCGTGCCTCCTGAAGATGTTGGCTGAATTCCTTCTTCTGCTCCTCGCATAACCCATGTACCTAAACAAAGGCAACAGCAGGTGAGTGGAAAGTCCTGCTTTAAAGGGAAGCAAGAAGATGAAGTATTGTGTTTGtgggatgaaggaaggaatgatgaatgtGGCTCCGTGTTCTCAGaacattaatttattattttaggaCACTGTGCTATATTAgagaatgctatactaaactatgctaaagaatacatacagaaaggatacttactgaatgctaaaaagataataatgaaaactcctgactctttccagagccccaaaacagcttggccctgattggccaaagagtgaaaacaactcacagcagaatgcaatgaaacaatcacctgtgggtaaacaatctccaaacacattccacatgtgagcacaacacaggagaagcaaatgagataattattgttttcctttttctccgaggcttctcaacttcccaggagagaaatcctggatgaagggatttttcagggaatgtgaatgccacaattAAGTCTTaagcacaaaataaacaaaaccccaaacaacccaaaaaaaccccacaagagAAAAACCATGCTTTCAGTGATCACAAAGACCAGAATACTCTCTCCAAACCACAGGGTAAGAACAGCTCAATGATGTGACATTTATAGAGAAGAGGAAGCACAGAATCCTTTTATATTCCTTTCAAGATTAGGACAAAGGAGCATTCAGGAGTAGAGACTTGGTAAAAAAGCATTTCCTCCACACTGCTTCATCATCTACTACCACAACTACTTCACATCTGAGGCAGAGCACATGCCATGAGAGAATTCAGCTTATTTGAAAGCACCAACAGAACATGTTAGACTTCACATTGCAGGCCAATTATTCCATCATCTTAGTAAGAATATTTTGAAATgaagaacacacacacacaagttaaaaaaaaggaaaacccaaaGGTTTGGGAGTACAATattgttttatgtttttgtgTTATTAACTACTGCTGGTGCTCACTTAACTTTGCTTCTAGGCAAGTAAGAACTCGAACTTCCACTGGATTTTCTGAGAACACAATAGTTAGACCAACCCACAGTGATTTTTAAGTGCCACTCTTAAGCAAGAGTTTGTTTTGTGcgtgtttgggttttttaagcaGTGAAATTCCTTACCCTGGTGGCTGCCTTGATTTGCATCTGCTCTTGCAGCAGTAGAAGACAATCAGTGCAATTATAACCAACAGCACTCCAGCAGCAACCAGGCTGATGAGCAGCCCTGTGACGTTAATCTTCTGCAGTGCCTCATCACCTGGAGAGAAAACATGGGTGATTTTCATTCTGTTCCTTCCATCTACGCAGCCTGCAGTGTTCACTGTAAAATACTATTTTAGCACAGCTATTAGGCTGCTCCTTCCACAAATGTCTAACTTGCTGTAAGAAGCTTTAAATCTGAGCAACACAACCCAAGAGAATCATTCACAGTCAACTTAAAACAAAAGCGAGTCGGTGCCCCCTTTTCTCTACAGGAAACTATTGAGATGCCTGTCTTCCAAAGCCTTCCAAATATTCCTTCATGTACTTGTGTCCTTGATCAGATCCAACTGaccattttttattaaataaaattattaaattgattaaaattaattaattaattattaaatatattaaaattatctGGCATCAGACTACTCTGAGCCTAAATCAGGCTGTTATATATTACTATTGAAGAAAGAGGGAGgagacaaaaccaaaccaaaccaaaccacaggagcagccacagaaTCACTGCCAAGTTACCAACTGTGTAATAAAGGAATGGTCAAGGAAATTACCTACAGACCTATATTGGATCCCACTTTAAGATGCTTCAGGTTTATCATatcaggaaattaaaatatctgtACAGTTCACAGTGATCTTCAGTAAAAAgataatttctgatttctttaacTGATTGCATGCTCTATTAAGAATGTACTATTATAACAACCAGAAAATATGGCAAtataataaaaaagtaaaaagatgACGTACCTAATTTTATGTTGGGGCCTTTAGTTGAATAGTCTTTCCAAAAATCCATCtataaaacccaaaaagaaTCAGATTTATATGAGATAAATAAGTTACAGGTTATATTTAATATGGTACCTTGGGCAGAATTTAGCAGTGGCATAAACAGAAATAACTCCTGCTGAGGGATTTGTATTTACTCATCCCATGGTATTTTTCTTCTACAACTTTGCATTAAAATTTCTCAGATCCCAgctggtaaaagaaaaaagtgcatTTAACTATAGTGTTACCTCACATTTCTGCCAGATGACAATAGAAATTAGGGTATATTCTGACACCAAAAAATgcttacaattattttttttcaaatcccAACAAAACAGTATTTGAG
It includes:
- the PRRG4 gene encoding transmembrane gamma-carboxyglutamic acid protein 4, with protein sequence MLALLVLLCQLRVTVLAFPHCPGGSKDSEQPEWKDVFTSAREANLFIGRHLLNNRFDFEAFTADNLERECNEELCNYEEAREIFEDPDKTMDFWKDYSTKGPNIKLGDEALQKINVTGLLISLVAAGVLLVIIALIVFYCCKSRCKSRQPPGYMGYARSRRRNSANIFRRHEEFSLSPLPEDPELPTYEQAVASDGQHAVPPPPYPGPPRHPRLFRKSMSLPGP